The genomic window CGTCAGCCCGTACCTGGACTGGCCGCAGGACGGCGCCCCCACCTCGGCCCGCACGGTCGTCGGCAGCCCCTCCGCCGCCGACCTGCTCGCTGCCGCGCTCGCCCGGCACGCCATCGGCTTCCTGACCGGCCCCGACCGGGACCTGCTGCGCGCCTGCCCGGCGCCGCGCTGCGTGCGCTACTTCGTCAAGGAGCACGCCCGCCAGGAGTGGTGCAAGCCCTCCTGCGGCAACCGCGCCCGGGTCGCCCGCCACCACGCCAGACAGCGCGCCGCCGGCAACGGCGGCGACGCGAGCTGAATCGACCTGACGCGGGCTGAAGCGACCTGACGCGGGCCGACCCGGCCTGACGCGTGTTGCCGGCGGCGGCGACGGGGGATACGGGCGGTAACGGGGGCGCATCCGGGGCGCACGGGAGAACAGGCATGGCGCGTGGCCGGTGGGGGTCTGGCCGGGCGGACAGCCGCCGTGACAGGCTCCGCGCAGGCCGGCCGCGCGGGAGCGTCCCTCCCCGCAGGCCGCCGCCCCAGCGCCGTGCCGGCCGAGTCCCCTGCCAGTGGCCGACCGGCACGGCCGTTCATGCTCGCACACGCATGATCGGCACCGCTGTTCATGCTCACGCACCGCACCTGACGGCGTACGCTGTGAGGCCACCGGACGGGTGTCCGCATGGCACGGCGTGCGCCGGGCGTGCGCCGTCCGGCCGCCAGGGGGTGCACCATGCCGCAGCGCCAGACGCACAGCAGGCGCGCGCTGCTCGAACGCGAGGCCGAACTCGTCGCCGTCGACGAGGCGCTGAGCGAACTCAGCGGGCTGCGCCCGGACGGCACCGGGCACCCGGGCGCGCGGCGGCGCGGCGGTCTGCTCGCCTTCGCCGCCTCCGCGGGGCTCGGCAAGACCACGCTGCTCGCCGAAGTACGCAGGCGCGCCGCGGACCACGGCTGCACGGTGCTGTCCGCGCGCGGCGGCGACCAGGAGCAGCAGGTCGCCTTCCACGTGGCGCGGCAGCTGCTGCAACCGCAGCTCGCGGGTGTGCCCGAGGCCGAGATCAAGGCCACGCTGGGCAGTTGGTACGGCATCGTCGGGCCCGCGCTCGGCCTGTGCACCGCCGAGGGCCCCGCGCCCGACCCGCAGGGTCTGCGCGACGGGCTCGACTGGGTGCTCACCCACCTCGCGGTGCAGCGCGCCCCGGCCGTCCTGGTGCTGGACGACGCCCACTGGGCCGACCCCCAGTCGCTCAACTGGCTGGCCGCCTTCGCGCCGCGCGCAGACGACCTGGCGCTGCTCATCGTCGTCGCCTACCGGCCCGACGAACTCCCGGCCGGCGCCGAGTCCTTCCGCGGCCTGCCGGGCAGGGCCGGCCACCGCCCCATCGGCCTGGAACCGCTCACCGCGGCCGCCGTCGGCCGCCTGGTACGCGACTCGGTCGGCGAGCACGCCGACGAGGCCTTCTGCCGGGAGTGCTGGGCGGTCACCTCGGGGAATCCCTTCGAGGCCGTCGAGCTGACCGCCAAGCTCCGCGACCGCGGCGTCACCCCCGACGAGTCGAGCACCCACCTGTTGCGCGACCTCGCCGCCGCCACCAAGGGCCGCGGCCTGGTCAGCCGGCTCGAACGGCTGGGCCCCTCCACGGTCCGGCTCGCCTGGGCGGCGGCCGTCCTGGGCACCCAGGTGCCACCCGAGCTGGCCGCCGACGTCGCCGGGCTCGGCCGGGAGGAGGCCGCCGACTGCGCCGACCGGCTGCGCGAGGCCCGCATCCTCACCCGCAGCCGCACCCTGGAGTTCGCCCACCCGCTGATCGCCACCGCCGTCTACCACGCGATACCGGCCGCCGTACGGGTCGGCCTGCACGGCCAGGCGGCCTGGTCCGTGATGGACGCCGGGCTCGGGCCCTCGGTCGCCGCCCGGCACCTGCTGGAGACGCATCCCGAGGGCGACCCGTGGGTGGTGGCCCGGCTGCGGGACGCCGCCCGCGAGACCCTGCGGGCCGGCGCCCCGGAGTCGGCCCGCAGCTACCTCGGCCGCGCGCTGCGCGAACCCCCGCGGGAGGGCGACCGGGCCGCGGTGCTCTACGAGCTCGGCTGCTCCTCCCAGCTCCTCGAACCCTCCGTCACCGTCAACCACCTGCGGGCGGCGCTCGAGGAGCCGATCAGCGACCCGGCGATGCGCGACGGCATCGTCTTCCGGCTCTCGCAGTCACTGGCGCACAGCGACCGGCTCAGCGAGGCCGCCGAGGTCGTCGCGCACGCCGCCCGCACCGCCACCAGCGCGCGCACCCGGCTGCGGATGCAGGCCGAGCAGTTCATGTGGGACGCCTTCCGTGCCGACGAACCCGACTCGCCCGGCCGCTCCCGGCGGCTGACCCGCCTCGCCGACCGGCTCACCGGCCGCGACCTGACCGAGCGCTACATCATCGGACTGCGCGCCTGGGACGCCACCCTGCGCGGCGAGCACACCTCCACCGTGCTGCGGCACGCGGACCGCGCACTGGACGGCGGGCTGCCGTGGGCCGACGAGAACTGGGGCTTCGAGGTCCCGGCGCTGGTCGCGATGACATACATGTACGGCGACCGGCCGGAGCGGGCCGAGGAGCTGTTCGCCGTCGGGATCGCCGACTTCGAACGCCAGGGATGGCGCGGCGCGCACCTGTCCTTCGGGCTGCTGCTGCTCGGCTACGTCCGCTACCGCCAGGGCCGGCTCGCCGAGGCCGAGGAGCTGGCCCGCGACGGGCTGCGGCTGGCCGAGCGCGTCGGGCGCGGCACCCCCGTGCAGTGGTACTCCGTCGCCGTCCTCATCGAGATCCTGCTGGCCCGCGGCCGCACCGGCGAAGCCGCCGAGCTCGCCGCCGAGTACGCCTTCCGCGAGCCCTTCCCGGCAGCCGTCACCTTCCCCGACGCCCAGGCCGTGCACGGCGAACTGCTGCTCGCCCGCGGCCTGCACGAGCGGGCCGTCGCGGAACTGGCCGCGGTCGGCCGCCGTCTCGACGGGCGCGGCATGCGCAACCCGGCCTGGTGCCCCTGGCAGCTGCACCTCGCGCTCGCCGAGTCCCACGTGGCGCCCGAGCGCGCCCGGCACACGGCGCTCGACGCCGTCATCCGGGCGCGGCAGTACGGCGCCAGGTCCACGATCGGCCACGCGCTGCTGGTCGCCGCGGAGGTCTCCGGCGGACCCGAACGGCTGAAACTCCTCGGCGAGGCGGTCAGCCACCTGGAGGCGTCCCCGTCGGCCTACCAGCGCGCCCGCGCCCTGGTCGCCCACGGCGTCGCCCTGCGCGCGGCCGGCCGCCCCGAGGAAGCCGCCGACCGCCTCCGGCGCGGCCTGGAGACGGCCCTGCAGTGCGCCGCCGACGGCACGGCGGAGCAGGCCCGCACCGAACTGGCGCTGACCACCGCTCCGAACGCCACGTCGGGCTGACCGGTCCGCGGCGGTCCCGCCGCGGGCCGCCAGGCGTTCGCCGGGTCCCCGGCGCGCAGACCACCCCTTACCATGGCGGCATGTCCTTCCTCCGCCGCCGCAGCGCAGCCACGCCCACCGGGCCGGACTTCGACGTACTCGCGATGGACCCGGGGGACTGGCCGGGCGACCTGGGTGCCGGACTGCTGCCGGGGCCCGACGGGCGGTGCGAGGGGATCTACCTGCGCTACGACCTCTTCGGCGGCCGCGGACCCGCGATGCTCATCGGCAACCTGCCGGAGGGCTCGCCCGCGCGCGAGCTGAACGAGGGGCAGGTGCCCTTCGAGGTGGCGCAGCTGCTCGCCGCGCTGGGCAACGACGAGCCCGCCGAGGTCACCGAGGTCGAGGACACACCGGTGTGGCAGGGCGACGGCCTGCTGATCGTCCGGCGGATCAAGATCTCCGAGTCGCGGGTGGCCTGCGCGCAGTTCGACCGCAGCGACGGCGTCCAGGTGACCATCGCCACCTGGGACCGGCCGATCACCGACGACCTCTACCAGCTGCTCAAGCCGCTGCCCGCGGCGATGTTCCAGGCCGGCTGAGACCGGCGCTGGGGCGTGGCGGGCGCTCCCGGCGGACCGGGTGCGCCGCCGTACCGGGTACGGACGGCCGGCTGAGCCCCCGCGCTCAGCCCGCCCCCGCTCAGCGGGTGCCGACCGCGGCGCGGACCGCCCTGCGGGCCAGCCCGCAGTCGTCGTGCAGCCTGCGCAGCAGCAGCCGCTGCTCCTCGCCGGTCTCGACGGCACCCGGCGGCACCG from Streptomyces sp. NBC_01198 includes these protein-coding regions:
- a CDS encoding ATP-binding protein; protein product: MPQRQTHSRRALLEREAELVAVDEALSELSGLRPDGTGHPGARRRGGLLAFAASAGLGKTTLLAEVRRRAADHGCTVLSARGGDQEQQVAFHVARQLLQPQLAGVPEAEIKATLGSWYGIVGPALGLCTAEGPAPDPQGLRDGLDWVLTHLAVQRAPAVLVLDDAHWADPQSLNWLAAFAPRADDLALLIVVAYRPDELPAGAESFRGLPGRAGHRPIGLEPLTAAAVGRLVRDSVGEHADEAFCRECWAVTSGNPFEAVELTAKLRDRGVTPDESSTHLLRDLAAATKGRGLVSRLERLGPSTVRLAWAAAVLGTQVPPELAADVAGLGREEAADCADRLREARILTRSRTLEFAHPLIATAVYHAIPAAVRVGLHGQAAWSVMDAGLGPSVAARHLLETHPEGDPWVVARLRDAARETLRAGAPESARSYLGRALREPPREGDRAAVLYELGCSSQLLEPSVTVNHLRAALEEPISDPAMRDGIVFRLSQSLAHSDRLSEAAEVVAHAARTATSARTRLRMQAEQFMWDAFRADEPDSPGRSRRLTRLADRLTGRDLTERYIIGLRAWDATLRGEHTSTVLRHADRALDGGLPWADENWGFEVPALVAMTYMYGDRPERAEELFAVGIADFERQGWRGAHLSFGLLLLGYVRYRQGRLAEAEELARDGLRLAERVGRGTPVQWYSVAVLIEILLARGRTGEAAELAAEYAFREPFPAAVTFPDAQAVHGELLLARGLHERAVAELAAVGRRLDGRGMRNPAWCPWQLHLALAESHVAPERARHTALDAVIRARQYGARSTIGHALLVAAEVSGGPERLKLLGEAVSHLEASPSAYQRARALVAHGVALRAAGRPEEAADRLRRGLETALQCAADGTAEQARTELALTTAPNATSG